A stretch of DNA from Montipora capricornis isolate CH-2021 chromosome 1, ASM3666992v2, whole genome shotgun sequence:
TTCCCGCGAATATCCCGCGGGAGCCCCGATGAGCAATCACAAGTATCTGCACGTACAGGGccgccattgtttttgctcattaaaactattgttttgtggcactTTCGTTTCCGTTGCCGTCCTCGTTGCCCTTATTGGcgggaaaagatagtctaaaaataaaggGTCCGTAAAAATACCATGAGATGGGCCCATGTTAGTACTGGAGTTGTACGCTCCGAGTACTAGTGATGGGAGCACGTTCATTACTTCTAAGTACTGGTGTAATGAATTGATAACCTTTTAACCGGAAATAACTCTAGTTTTCATACCGGAGGTCTATAGAAATCGCGGGCTTACTTAGACTCGTGGGAAATGTGAAACCTTGCTCTTTTGTGTGTCGTGGCGTGCGAGTGAAGTAAAGTTTACTGTTGTGTTTAGTTCAATCTGTGTGATTCGTTGGCCATCGGTACGCAATCTTTACAACTAGTAACAAGAAATTACTAGTCTTTTAgctttgaatggttgtgcaaaTACttcaacgtttgaaaaaaaaattactaaaaCCTAACCAACGGCGAATCCGTTTCGATTATTGTTCAGTGTTAACGTTGTTTAATGTTGCATTAACTTAGACTACCAAGGCAAAATCATAAACACGCAACTATTAGCAGGAATAAGGGACAACTGAAGGCTAGAGAAACAAATCAAAAGTCAACATCAATTGTCAACAATGCTTTGGGATGTCACTCTCCATATTGTACACAATGCAATCAAGTGATGAGTTCTTGATGCACCCCGAAGTGGTCCAAAATACTAAACACATATTCATAGCAACAAATCAGTATCTTTTCCTCGGTCAGCTGCATTACATGTGGTTACAAAAAATTGGAAAGTCACCAAAAACGAATTCAGGTTTCTTCTACTAAAGATTGGCGTTGGTAAAAGACACGGCTGCCTCAGTTGCTGCTAAATACCACCTAAGTCAACGTAGTATCCCCGGTGGCCGTTGACAGGTAGCAAATACCTTCTTTCTTCATCACTGCCGTCATCAGATTCCATTGCATTTGGGAAACTTTTATACGAATTTTCACCGCTGCAATTGTTACTGCCATTCTTGCGGCCTTCATTTTTGCCAACAAGACGGTAAACTATACCAGCTACCAGAGTCACAAGAACACATGTATTTATGACCATCACCAGCCAAACGAAAATGTTAGCATAGGTCCTGTCCAGTACTGAAAACCTCAACACCATAAAAGACATGGACAACACGAGTAAAACCAAGGGTTCAAAGACATTCTCGCGGAAAATGCGTTCGAAGATAACTTTTCTGTTGGTCTCGTGCTCGCTCGGATCGCATCTGTTTATAGGGACTTCGCCATACGGCTGGAGGCACAAGTGGATGATTGCTGACGTCATCAGCACTAGCCACACTACAAACGTTTGCAAGGTGGACGACGAAGAAATCATCGACAACGCAATGGCAAGAACCAGGCGGCGGAAAAGCGTGAAGATCTCAAAGTACTGACGATACTTTGGTTTGTACGGCAAATAGACGGGTCCAAGCCACACGTCAAGTTTCTCTTGTTCTTCAGGAGTCATCGAGCTTCTCTTTGGAAAGAAACGGATCAGCACAAAGATGACAATCAAGGGAAACCCAATCACGTAGAACACAACTGAGACAACGCCAAGGGTTTTCAGTTTGCTGTAAGAGTGCGAAGGGCATTCTATCCAAGGGGAGTTGGGCATGTAACGAACATCCTGATCACTGTGACATGGACGTAGAATGGAAAGGGACTGCTTCACGATTGGAAAGTAGCTGAAGCTAAGACAAAAGAAGGCGATTTGGCGACATTTGAAATGAACAAGTTGCATTCTCCTTTCAGCGGAACGAAATCTATTGTAAATCAGCATCGTGATGAAATACACACCCACCATGGCTAAGCACACCGCTGGAAGTAGGAGCAGAAAGGCAAACTTCCCGACTGGAGTAAAAAGAGAAGGCAGGTCACAAGAAAGAGAGGGAAAGTATAGGTTCCAATAACTGCTCAAGTAGCTTTGAGCCTTAATAACTCTTTTAGGCCACACGTTGACACTAGATACCATGAAATCCATGGTTTGGATGTAAAACACCGTTATGCTGATTAGAGAGCGAGCAGCCTTTCCTCGGTTACTCATACACAACACGAAAACGACAAGGTTTAATTTGAAAAGCCACGCAGGTAATAACTCCAAAAGCATCATGATTAGCATGAGTAGAAAATGAATTGCAGTAACAACGAACCATTTGATTGATCGAAGACGAAAATAAAAGTACAACCAGAGAAGAATGAGAAAAGACAAAGTAAAGATAGGAATAAAGATGTAATAGTAAGTTAAATCGCCCTTTTTGCATTTGAAGCACAGTCCACCAAGTTTGTAAAATCCTTCTTGACAGCGAGAGCAAAATCTGCCCGTGTTCCCTGGATGGCAGACGCAAGAATGATTGCACGTCGTGATCAGAGATGACAATGATTGACGGCTTCCGGAGGAGGAATTTGTGTCCTTTGGTGTTGTGACCAGTCGACAAGTACAGGAATCTGTAGGGTTGCATGCAGATGATACCGGGCACTTGACAAGGTGGGTGGCATTGCTGGGATCTGGTGATGGCCAGTAGCCACCCGATACCTCCATGATGTTTGGACGCAGATCGTCGGCTGCACTGATGGCAAGTCGATGGCAATTCGCACCAATCATACATTTCTTGCACAAACCATCGCCTCCGTAGAAACCTTCGTCGCAGACGCAATATTTGTATTCGTAAAATGTTGGATCTAAGCGAATGCGTCCATTGTTGAACGTGAGTCGTCCTTCAGGGCAGGTATAGTTGACTGCTTGAGGTGGTTTGAACATAGTGAAAAAGTCAGGTTTAAAGACGTTGGATGAAGCGCTTGTCCCAACTCGCATAGAGGGATTCCCAGatatgtctaaatattgcagaGAAACCATGTTTTGAATTCCTGATGGAAGGCTACCTGTCAAGTTATTCGAGGAGACGTCAAAGTACGTCAAAAAcgaaaaatcaccaaaaaatgcgGGTAAAGCTCCATAAAAATTGTTACCACTTAAATCAAAAGTGGAAAGTCTTGTCATATACAGCACGTTTGCGAGTACAGGACTTGTTATGTTGCAAAAGCTTAGATTTAGAATTGAGGGGCTATCAACTTTAAAAAGTTCGAtgaagcttgaaaaattaattgccaatTTTCGATTCCCTGCTAGAGAGACGTAAGACGCTTTACAAGCACGGGCTGTATCTGGCCACGGTTTTCCTTCATTGATTGACTCAAACTCGTTT
This window harbors:
- the LOC138040753 gene encoding putative leucine-rich repeat-containing protein DDB_G0281931, which translates into the protein MWMIALLWVIFCRAPMVVHANSVKVSAQWPRDTYDYNLFLGDEGRDCLKRVKQFPPFTLDTSFTPEQEREVLLDIYNSTNGQEWYEKRGWLSSTNDTSHCSWYGITCHGNTAHIKTIVLAYNNLNGFLPSNIWKIRNLFSLCTPGNPSLRGTISDFLFANMSNLLTVSFNAASISGNIPEGIVKMKNLQNFLGCGMNGDGFTGHLPRNIGNMTELRLLCLGGNNLTGQIPKSISRLKKLRYLDLGITPGQMHGNLSDIFAIPSITELYISGVKLTARLPSVLPENLSQLILPGNSISGNISNWKKFPSALNLANNQLTGDIPGDVLLKGGEVIDLSQNEFESINEGKPWPDTARACKASYVSLAGNRKLAINFSSFIELFKVDSPSILNLSFCNITSPVLANVLYMTRLSTFDLSGNNFYGALPAFFGDFSFLTYFDVSSNNLTGSLPSGIQNMVSLQYLDISGNPSMRVGTSASSNVFKPDFFTMFKPPQAVNYTCPEGRLTFNNGRIRLDPTFYEYKYCVCDEGFYGGDGLCKKCMIGANCHRLAISAADDLRPNIMEVSGGYWPSPDPSNATHLVKCPVSSACNPTDSCTCRLVTTPKDTNSSSGSRQSLSSLITTCNHSCVCHPGNTGRFCSRCQEGFYKLGGLCFKCKKGDLTYYYIFIPIFTLSFLILLWLYFYFRLRSIKWFVVTAIHFLLMLIMMLLELLPAWLFKLNLVVFVLCMSNRGKAARSLISITVFYIQTMDFMVSSVNVWPKRVIKAQSYLSSYWNLYFPSLSCDLPSLFTPVGKFAFLLLLPAVCLAMVGVYFITMLIYNRFRSAERRMQLVHFKCRQIAFFCLSFSYFPIVKQSLSILRPCHSDQDVRYMPNSPWIECPSHSYSKLKTLGVVSVVFYVIGFPLIVIFVLIRFFPKRSSMTPEEQEKLDVWLGPVYLPYKPKYRQYFEIFTLFRRLVLAIALSMISSSSTLQTFVVWLVLMTSAIIHLCLQPYGEVPINRCDPSEHETNRKVIFERIFRENVFEPLVLLVLSMSFMVLRFSVLDRTYANIFVWLVMVINTCVLVTLVAGIVYRLVGKNEGRKNGSNNCSGENSYKSFPNAMESDDGSDEERRYLLPVNGHRGYYVDLGGI